CAGCCTGTGCATGGACAACGGTCTGCCCATCGTCGTCTTCGACCTCATGGGCGAGGGCAACATCCTGCGGGCGGTGCGTGGTGAAAAGATCGGCACGCTGGTGAGTCCGGCAGGGAAATAGGGAGCCGCTGTGATCGACGAAACCCTCCTCGAAGCCGAGGAAAAGATGGACAAGGCCGTGTCGGTGGCGAAGGACGACTTCGCGGGCATCCGCACGGGCCGCGTCACCCCGTCGATGTTCAACAAGATCAGCGCTGAGTACTACGGGACACCCACCCCCATTCAGCAGCTGGCCTCGTTCCACGTCCCCGAGGCTCGCATGGTCATCATCCAGCCCTTCGACAAGGGCTCGATGGCCGCGATCGAGAAGGCGATCCGTAACTCCGATCTCGGCGTCAACCCCGGCAACGACGGCCAGGTCATCCGTGTGGCCTTCCCGGAGCTGTCGGAGGAGCGTCGCAAGGAGTACATCAAGGTCGCCCGGAGCAAGGCGGAGCATTCCAGGATCTCCATCCGCAACATCCGCCGCAGCGCCAAGGAGACCCTTGACAAGATGGTCAAGGACAGCGAGGCCGGTGAGGATGAGGTGCGTCGCGCGGAGAAGGAGCTCGACGACCTCACCCAGAAGCACGTAGCCAAGATCGACGAGCTGCTCAAGCACAAGGAAGCCGAGCTGCTCGAAGTCTGATCCCGGGAATCCTTGTCTCGCGTGGGCCTCCCGCGCGGGACAAGGATTTTGTGTATGAGAGTAGGACCCCCTTGGAACCTGCGGCGGGCGGTAGCCGTACCGGCCGGAATCTTCCCGTCGCGATCGCGGTGGGTGCCGGTCTGGGAGCCGTGATCATCGGCTCTCTCTACTTCGTCAAGGTGCTCTTCCTCGCCGTGGTGATCGCGGCCGTGGGCATCGGCGTGACGGAACTGGTCAAGTCGTTCGCGGCCAGGGACATCAACATCCCGTTGATCCCCGTCCTCGTCGGCATGGCCGCCATGATCGGCGGCGCCTACCAGGGCGGCCCGGCGTGGCTGCTCGGAATCTTCGCCATGACCGTGCTCGTCCTGATGATCTGGCGGATGTTCCAGGGCACCGACGGCTATGTCCGCGACACCACCGCCACCATCCTGGTCACGGTCTACCCCGCACTGCTCGCCGGGTTCGTGGCGCTGCTGCTCAGAGCTCCGCTCGACGGTCCCGACCGGGTGGTCGTCTTCATCGCCACCACGGTCGCCAGCGACATCGGTGGATACTTCGCGGGGATCTCGCTCGGCAGGCACAGGATGTCCCCACTGATCAGCCCGAAGAAGACCTGGGAGGGTTTCGCCGGGTCGGCGCTGGCGTGCATGGCCGTGGGCGGGTGGCTGGTGGCGTGGCTGCTGGACGACGCCGTCTGGAAGGGCGTGCTGATCGGTGCCGTCGTGGTGGTCTTCGCCACGCTCGGCGACCTGGTGGAGTCGGTGATCAAGCGTGACCTCGGTGTCAAGGACATGGGCAGCGTACTGCCCGGCCACGGCGGTCTGATGGATCGGCTCGACTCCCTCGTCGCCGCGCTGATCCCGGTCTGGGTGCTGCTCACCCTGCTCGTCTGAGCCGCCGCCCTCACGCCGCCGCGGCGTTCACCCCACAGAGGCGGGCGGCGTGATCACTCCGCCCGGGTGAGCCGCTCGGCCGACAGGTGGGGGAGCAGCGCCCGGTAGCCGTTCTCCGCGACCAGACGCAGCTCGTCGGCGGTGATCGGGACCAGCCAGAGCCACCGCACGGCGTCTCCGCCGAAGGTGAAGCCCGACAGGTCGGGCAGGCCCGGTAGCCCGCTCAGCAGGATGACACCGCTGTAGGCGGAGCCCAGCGGGAACGTCTCCGGCCGGTGATACCACTTCGCGGTGTGGCCGTGGCCGAGCCAGGTGACCGAGTGCCATGGATACTGGCCCAGCCACAGGAAGAGCCGGGCCGCGTCCCGGGCGTCGCCGGCGGTGGCGACGGCGAGCTCCACCCGCGCGTAGGCGTCAGGCCGGTCGATGTACTGCTCCACGGTGGGCATCCGCTGGCAGCTCATCCCCACGGTCGACAGGATCGTGTGCTCCCGGTCCCGTTCCGGTGGCCGCTCGGTGATGCCGACGGTCGGCAACCGTTCGCCGCCGGCGTCCCAGAACCGGCCGGGGTTTCCGGCCGTCCGGTCCAGATGGCCCATCACGAACTGCTGGAAGGAGGCCCAGGCGCCGTCGCTGCCCCGCCAGTCCCAGTAGGACCGGGCCTTGGCCAGTTGGAGGGCCAGTCCCTCATGGGCATCCTCCAGCGACCAGGCGAACGGCGACTCACCCACCGCGTCGCGGGAGTAGCCCGGCATGCCCCTGCTCATGTCGGCCCAGCCAGGAATGACCGCGAGTAGCTCGTCGTTCTCGTACAGGGCGACGCCGTCGCCCTCCTCGAACCACAGCGGTCGCAGCGTGCCCAGCGGCGCCCTGCCGTCGGGGTGCCGGGTGTTCGCCCGGGGCGCCGCCGGAGGCAGTTCGGAGTTCAGGCGGCTCAGGTCGATCGCCGCCGGAGCGGGGCCGTGATTGGCCAGCCATACCGCTCCGTGCACCGTCCCTCCGGGTCCGCACAGGTAAGCTACCGAGGAAGTCTCGTCGCGTTCGACCACCAGGGTGCGGCTCCCATAGGGATTGACGTCGGTGAGCACGACCTCGACGCCACCTCCCCGCTCGCCTGAAGGCCGGATTGTCGCCATACCTCCGGACTCTAGATCAGAGTCGAGTACCGCTTCGAGTAACCGTCGAGAGAAGGCGTTGGACTTGTCGACTGTCAGCCCGCCCGGGGCCCCCGAACCCGGCCAGCTCACCTTCGTGGCCCCCCGCAGGGCGAAGCCCGCGCGCCACCTGGCCGACCTGACCATGGCCGAGCGCCGGGCGGCGGTGGCCGAGCTGGGGGAGAAGCCATTCCGCGCCGACCAGCTCTCCCGGCACTACTTCGAGAAGCTCAACGGCGACCCCGAGCTCATGACGGATCTGCCGGCCGCGGCCAGGGAGAAGTTCGCCTCCGCGCTCTTCCCCAAGCTGCTGACCCCGGTCCGGGAGATGACGACCGACGCCGGCACCACCCGCAAGACGCTGTGGCGGCTGTTCGACGGTGCGCTGGTCGAGTCGGTCCTCATGCGCTACACCGACCGCACCACCATGTGTGTGTCCTCCCAGGCGGGCTGCGGTATGAACTGCCCGTTCTGCGCCACCGGCCAGGCCGGTCT
Above is a genomic segment from Streptosporangium album containing:
- a CDS encoding suppressor of fused domain protein, encoding MATIRPSGERGGGVEVVLTDVNPYGSRTLVVERDETSSVAYLCGPGGTVHGAVWLANHGPAPAAIDLSRLNSELPPAAPRANTRHPDGRAPLGTLRPLWFEEGDGVALYENDELLAVIPGWADMSRGMPGYSRDAVGESPFAWSLEDAHEGLALQLAKARSYWDWRGSDGAWASFQQFVMGHLDRTAGNPGRFWDAGGERLPTVGITERPPERDREHTILSTVGMSCQRMPTVEQYIDRPDAYARVELAVATAGDARDAARLFLWLGQYPWHSVTWLGHGHTAKWYHRPETFPLGSAYSGVILLSGLPGLPDLSGFTFGGDAVRWLWLVPITADELRLVAENGYRALLPHLSAERLTRAE
- the frr gene encoding ribosome recycling factor, translating into MIDETLLEAEEKMDKAVSVAKDDFAGIRTGRVTPSMFNKISAEYYGTPTPIQQLASFHVPEARMVIIQPFDKGSMAAIEKAIRNSDLGVNPGNDGQVIRVAFPELSEERRKEYIKVARSKAEHSRISIRNIRRSAKETLDKMVKDSEAGEDEVRRAEKELDDLTQKHVAKIDELLKHKEAELLEV
- a CDS encoding phosphatidate cytidylyltransferase gives rise to the protein MYESRTPLEPAAGGSRTGRNLPVAIAVGAGLGAVIIGSLYFVKVLFLAVVIAAVGIGVTELVKSFAARDINIPLIPVLVGMAAMIGGAYQGGPAWLLGIFAMTVLVLMIWRMFQGTDGYVRDTTATILVTVYPALLAGFVALLLRAPLDGPDRVVVFIATTVASDIGGYFAGISLGRHRMSPLISPKKTWEGFAGSALACMAVGGWLVAWLLDDAVWKGVLIGAVVVVFATLGDLVESVIKRDLGVKDMGSVLPGHGGLMDRLDSLVAALIPVWVLLTLLV